The following proteins are encoded in a genomic region of Eulemur rufifrons isolate Redbay chromosome 18, OSU_ERuf_1, whole genome shotgun sequence:
- the ARMH2 gene encoding armadillo-like helical domain-containing protein 2, whose product MNKVCAKDCSWHWRYSGEEKTKDIKIAALVCPKEDKAEEGSNGHTKLGGQRCFVRLCQHLYNFWNVTVKRCFFKKKEEVSSVESIFHKEKIVVFGRTLRDKSQPLEQRAQAAHKIGLLAFTGGLPASRFATEYMKEVANLLKNEEMTPKVKILLIQSIACWCYLNPVSQKKAKHMQLIPIFINFFERRANSTNQREIDENRLVKFWTCYALSAMTCNNLSVVNELREHRALKYHLHELACDVWVGWPENFAEVLYFLIGLHRN is encoded by the exons ATGAATAAGGTGTGTGCCAAGGACTGTTCTTGGCACTGGAGATACAGTggtgaagaaaaaacaaaagacataaaaatcgCTGCCCTTGTCTGCCCAAAGGAAGACAAGGCAGAGGAGGGGAGTAATGGACACACGAAGTTGGGTGGACAGAG GTGTTTCGTGAGGCTATGTCAGCACCTCTACAATTTCTGGAATGTCACTGTTAAGCGCTGTTTTtttaagaagaaggaagaagtctCTTCAGTTGAAAgtatttttcacaaagaaaaaattgtggTATTCGGCCGGACATTGAGGGATAAATCTCAACCCCTTGAACAGAGGGCTCAAGCAGCCCATAAAATTGGACTGTTGGCCTTCACAG GAGGACTACCTGCTTCGAGATTTGCAACTGAGTACATGAAAGAAGTAGCTAACTtgctgaaaaatgaagaaatgacaccaaaagtaAAGATCCTGCTGATCCAGAGTATAGCATGTTGGTGTTACTTAAACCCTGTCAGCCAGAAAAAAGCTAAACACATGCAACTTATTCctattttcatcaatttttttgaaagaagagcCAACTCTACTAACCAAAGAGAAATAGATGAGAACCGCCTTGTTAAATTTTGGACTTGTTACGCTCTCTCTGCCATGACATGCAATAACTTGTCTGTCGTAAATGAGCTTAGAGAGCACCGTGCtctaaaatatcatttacatGAGTTGGCTTGTGATGTTTGGGTTGGATGGCCCGAGAATTTTGCAGAGGTGCTGTATTTCCTAATTGGTCTTCACAGGAATTAG